One segment of Panicum virgatum strain AP13 chromosome 1K, P.virgatum_v5, whole genome shotgun sequence DNA contains the following:
- the LOC120641830 gene encoding uncharacterized protein At3g28850-like yields MGCTGSRHALRGGGRKPYARSCSGPVTGGVHHTVALRSSTLGSLSLDRDEDMMKWRDNGVVGAARTPPLKQQLLVRRHKQVPGSPAKTPVREPEVINVWELMDGLDDKEEEEEEEEEGDAGGEDRQGKSAPGSPEFDPDIIAAFRKALDEMPPPPDDPGNDECAKKPDDPVGDEASVKKREIQRFPGIVRARVSAFQQRIDAKLAKLAPPKPPAPPPPPDSARKVVLYLTSLRGIRKTYEDCWSTRSILHGYGVRVDERDLSMHAGFKDELHAALGGPAGRLPQVFADGRHLGGAEEIRRMHEAGELSRALEACEMAPPPSAGGKGIALDACSGCGGVRFVPCEDCSGSCKVFLEEAGTFRRCPECNENGLVRCTLCSL; encoded by the coding sequence ATGGGCTGCACGGGGTCCAGGCACGctttgcgcggcggcggccggaagcCGTACGCGCGGAGCTGCTCCGGGCCGGTCACCGGGGGCGTGCACCACACCGTCGCGCTCAGGTCATCCACACTCGGGTCGCTCAGCCTCGACCGGGACGAGGATATGATGAAGTGGCGCGACAACGGCGTCGTCGGTGcggcgaggacgccgccgcTGAAGCAGCAGCTGCTGGTCCGGCGGCACAAACAGGTGCCGGGCTCGCCGGCCAAGACGCCGGTCCGGGAGCCGGAGGTGATCAACGTGTGGGAGCTCATGGATGGCCTCGACGacaaggaagaggaggaggaggaggaggaggagggcgacgccggcggcgaggaccgCCAGGGGAAGTCGGCGCCGGGATCGCCGGAGTTCGATCCGGACATCATCGCGGCGTTCAGGAAGGCACTTGATGAgatgcccccgccgccggacgACCCGGGCAACGACGAGTGCGCCAAGAAGCCTGACGACCCGGTCGGCGACGAGGCGAGCGTCAAGAAGCGCGAGATACAGAGGTTCCCGGGCATCGTGCGCGCGCGGGTCAGCGCGTTCCAGCAGAGGATCGACGCGAAGCTCGCCAAGCTGGCGCCGCCGAAGCCGCCGgctcccccgcccccgccggacAGCGCCCGGAAGGTGGTGCTGTACCTGACCAGCCTCCGCGGCATCCGCAAGACGTACGAGGACTGCTGGTCCACCCGGTCCATCCTCCACGGCTACGGCGTGCGCGTCGACGAGCGCGACCTGTCGATGCACGCCGGGTTCAAGGACGAGCTCCACGCCGCGCTGGGCGGCCCCGCGGGCAGGCTCCCGCAGGTGTTCGCGGACGGCAGGCACCTGGGCGGCGCCGAGGAGATCCGACGGATGCACGAGGCCGGCGAGCTGTCGAGGGCGCTGGAGGCCTGCGAGATGGCGCCCCCGCCGAGCGCCGGCGGCAAGGGCATTGCCCTGGACGCGTgctccggctgcggcggcgtgcggtTCGTGCCCTGCGAGGACTGCTCCGGCAGCTGCAAGGTGTTCCTCGAGGAGGCGGGCACCTTCAGGCGGTGCCCCGAGTGCAACGAGAACGGGCTCGTGCGGTGTACTCTCTGCTCCCTGTGA